From a single Rutidosis leptorrhynchoides isolate AG116_Rl617_1_P2 chromosome 5, CSIRO_AGI_Rlap_v1, whole genome shotgun sequence genomic region:
- the LOC139846497 gene encoding root allergen protein-like, giving the protein MAVVSNEIEIVHALPADDLFQIITNFHELAPKAAPEIYKSITVEGEIVVGTIQSNVYGDGVPFTSSKQKFDVVDLPNRYVSFTIYEGDILADYLESITHHLKILPSADGGSVYKHTIEYKCKGDVKPTEEYLSKAKEGITGVFKAIEAYVTANA; this is encoded by the exons ATGGCTGTTGTTTCTAATGAGATTGAAATCGTGCATGCTTTACCTGCCGATGATCTTTTCCAAATCATCACCAACTTTCACGAGCTCGCTCCTAAGGCAGCTCCCGAAATCTACAAGTCCATCACGGTAGAAGGCGAGATTGTTGTCGGAACAATTCAATCCAATGTATATGGTGACG GTGTACCGTTCACATCATCAAAGCAAAAGTTTGATGTCGTTGACTTGCCGAATCGTTATGTCAGTTTCACCATCTATGAAGGTGACATTTTAGCCGATTATTTGGAGTCCATCACTCATCATCTTAAGATCTTACCTTCTGCTGACGGAGGATCGGTTTATAAGCACACAATCGAATATAAGTGTAAGGGCGACGTTAAGCCGACCGAGGAGTACCTAAGCAAAGCAAAAGAAGGAATCACGGGAGTTTTTAAGGCAATCGAAGCGTACGTCACTGCCAACGCATAA